One window of Candidatus Nitrospira kreftii genomic DNA carries:
- a CDS encoding 1-hydroxy-2-methyl-2-(E)-butenyl 4-diphosphate synthase: MHIARRKTRQISVGNVKVGGDAPVSVQSMCSTDTRDVVSTIAEIRRLEAAGCELIRVAVPDDEAAQVLPQIKAAMTVPLIADIHFDHRLALKAAHVVDCVRINPGNIGAWWKVEEVIKAVNERGIPLRVGVNGGSLERPLLEKYGWPSPEALAESALNAVHALEDVGFTNLKVSLKASDVHHAIDAYWLFAHQSDYPLHIGITEAGTAMTGAVKSSIGLGYLLSQGIGDTLRVSLAADPVEEVKVGFEILKSLELRHRGINVIACPTCGRVEIDVVRMANELEKKLGHIKTPLNVSVLGCVVNGIGEGKEADIGIAGGEGKGILFKKGKLVRKVPMDELMETLIQEVELLAKEKDAESSGEAIVPLPSTEWESLMPQSEPRSTLGKEIPVLPHR, encoded by the coding sequence ATGCATATAGCAAGGCGAAAAACCCGACAGATCTCAGTCGGTAATGTGAAAGTCGGCGGCGATGCTCCCGTTTCCGTCCAATCCATGTGTTCGACGGATACGCGCGATGTGGTTTCGACGATAGCCGAGATTCGCCGGCTCGAAGCGGCCGGCTGCGAACTTATTCGTGTGGCGGTTCCAGATGATGAAGCCGCCCAAGTTCTTCCGCAAATTAAAGCGGCTATGACGGTGCCGCTGATTGCCGATATCCACTTCGATCATCGATTAGCCTTAAAAGCCGCCCATGTGGTCGATTGTGTCCGTATCAACCCCGGCAATATCGGAGCCTGGTGGAAGGTGGAAGAAGTCATCAAGGCTGTGAATGAACGGGGTATTCCCCTTCGAGTCGGTGTGAACGGAGGGTCACTCGAACGCCCTCTGCTGGAAAAATATGGTTGGCCTTCTCCAGAGGCGTTGGCAGAATCCGCACTCAATGCCGTGCATGCGTTGGAAGATGTGGGCTTTACCAATCTGAAAGTCTCGCTGAAAGCGTCGGACGTGCATCATGCCATCGATGCGTATTGGCTCTTCGCTCATCAGTCGGATTATCCGCTTCACATTGGAATTACCGAAGCCGGGACAGCCATGACCGGGGCGGTGAAGTCTTCCATTGGTCTTGGCTACTTGCTTTCGCAGGGTATCGGAGACACGCTACGTGTATCGCTGGCTGCTGATCCTGTCGAGGAAGTCAAAGTTGGGTTTGAGATTTTAAAATCGCTTGAGTTGCGTCATCGAGGGATTAATGTCATCGCCTGCCCGACGTGCGGGCGCGTTGAGATCGATGTTGTTCGAATGGCGAACGAGTTGGAGAAAAAGCTGGGACATATCAAGACTCCGTTGAACGTCTCGGTGCTTGGGTGTGTGGTGAATGGAATTGGCGAAGGTAAAGAGGCGGACATCGGGATCGCCGGCGGTGAGGGAAAAGGTATCTTGTTCAAGAAGGGTAAGCTTGTTCGTAAGGTTCCGATGGACGAATTGATGGAGACCTTGATTCAGGAAGTGGAGCTGCTCGCCAAGGAAAAAGACGCGGAAAGTAGTGGCGAAGCGATCGTGCCTCTTCCCTCAACCGAGTGGGAATCACTGATGCCCCAATCGGAGCCTCGCTCAACGCTCGGGAAAGAGATCCCCGTATTACCTCACCGGTAG
- a CDS encoding hypothetical protein (conserved protein of unknown function), translating to MRSLALSLTFFLLGSVCPFPLDPAHAEVKFFPIPAISTSKNDGNDIGMIVPALITGPDGDLKYLVAPMVVYNSIVGTRGTVNLFRYEPGGKELRGIASWTERIERKFLISYVDPGFSNGRYSIGFSAMHFKNATVRFFGLGPTTVKEQETNYTASETRLNWRFGIYANEVTQIAVSQRLRHMQAIQQGGTSLPFTGDLFPDAPGGEGATILGQRVSFHYDTRNNLVTPTDGTAITAYAELNYNFKSGAEPMYSRYGLEVKKMFASESKRAILVVRGELQATLGTDVPFYEQSSLGGQNNLRGFGVDRYIDKQLIAFSVEERIHILRTRLAGVMADFEIAPFIDTGQVFNSFKNVSFKDYRITPGIGFRGIIRPNVVGRIDYGFSKEGGAIFAGLDFPY from the coding sequence ATGCGTAGCCTTGCGCTCAGTCTGACATTTTTCTTGCTTGGGAGCGTGTGCCCATTTCCCTTGGATCCTGCCCATGCAGAGGTGAAGTTCTTCCCTATCCCTGCCATAAGCACGAGTAAAAACGACGGCAACGATATCGGGATGATCGTGCCGGCGCTCATCACGGGACCGGACGGGGACCTCAAATATTTGGTTGCGCCGATGGTGGTCTACAACTCGATCGTCGGCACTCGCGGCACGGTCAATCTGTTCCGTTACGAACCAGGGGGGAAAGAACTCCGGGGAATTGCCTCCTGGACAGAGCGGATTGAGCGAAAATTTCTTATCAGTTATGTCGACCCAGGTTTCAGTAATGGACGATATAGCATTGGCTTTAGCGCGATGCACTTTAAGAACGCAACCGTGCGATTTTTCGGACTTGGTCCGACTACGGTCAAGGAGCAGGAGACAAACTATACGGCGTCCGAGACGAGATTGAACTGGAGATTCGGTATTTATGCGAACGAGGTTACGCAAATCGCGGTGAGTCAGCGGTTACGACACATGCAAGCGATTCAACAGGGAGGCACGTCGCTTCCATTTACAGGGGACCTCTTCCCGGACGCTCCCGGCGGGGAAGGGGCGACGATTCTCGGCCAGCGGGTCAGCTTCCATTACGATACGCGCAATAATTTGGTCACACCGACGGATGGAACGGCAATCACTGCCTATGCCGAGCTCAACTATAACTTCAAGAGCGGCGCGGAGCCGATGTATTCGAGGTACGGACTCGAGGTGAAGAAGATGTTCGCCAGCGAGTCCAAACGAGCGATCTTGGTTGTGCGTGGGGAACTACAAGCAACGCTGGGTACCGATGTTCCGTTCTATGAGCAAAGCTCGTTAGGAGGACAAAACAATTTGCGCGGTTTTGGCGTGGATCGGTACATCGATAAGCAATTGATTGCGTTCAGTGTTGAAGAGCGCATTCATATTCTGCGGACGCGCCTCGCCGGCGTCATGGCGGACTTCGAGATCGCGCCGTTCATCGATACCGGGCAGGTATTCAACTCCTTCAAGAATGTGAGCTTCAAAGACTACCGTATCACGCCGGGTATCGGGTTTCGGGGAATCATCAGACCCAACGTAGTGGGACGAATTGATTACGGGTTTAGTAAAGAAGGTGGAGCCATCTTTGCCGGGCTTGATTTCCCTTACTAG
- a CDS encoding Hopanoid biosynthesis associated radical SAM protein HpnH encodes MAVPISQMYTVATYVLSQKLKGVKRYPLVLMLEPLFRCNLACAGCGKIQYPDHVLDKRLTPEQCWAAAEECGAPMVSIPGGEPLIHPEIAQIIQGLVDRKKYIYLCTNAILLERKLDEYKPSKYLTFSVHMDGLKDEHDLAVCRDGVYEVAVKAIKAAVKRGHRVTTNTTLFDDANPERVRKFFDEMMALGVEGMTISPGYSYQKAPDQQHFLKRARTQELFSKILTRPKSGWQFNQSPLFLDFLMGRREYQCTPWGNPTYNVFGWQKPCYLLQEGYTKTFRELMELTEWENYGTGRNEKCADCMVHCGYEASAVEDTFSTISGFARTAKLTLSPTSR; translated from the coding sequence ATGGCTGTTCCGATTTCCCAGATGTATACAGTGGCGACGTACGTCCTCTCCCAGAAACTGAAGGGAGTGAAACGGTATCCCTTAGTGCTCATGCTTGAGCCGCTCTTTCGTTGTAACTTGGCCTGCGCGGGTTGCGGAAAGATTCAGTACCCTGATCATGTCCTTGATAAACGGTTAACGCCCGAACAATGCTGGGCGGCCGCGGAAGAATGTGGAGCCCCTATGGTGAGCATCCCTGGTGGTGAGCCACTCATTCATCCTGAAATCGCACAAATCATACAGGGCCTAGTAGATCGAAAGAAGTATATTTATCTCTGCACTAATGCGATTCTCTTGGAGCGCAAGCTGGATGAGTACAAGCCCTCGAAATATCTCACATTCAGTGTCCATATGGATGGACTCAAGGATGAACATGATTTGGCCGTATGTCGGGATGGCGTCTATGAGGTAGCGGTGAAAGCCATCAAGGCAGCCGTCAAACGGGGCCATCGCGTTACGACAAATACCACGTTGTTCGACGATGCAAATCCTGAGCGGGTCAGAAAGTTTTTTGATGAAATGATGGCGCTGGGCGTTGAAGGTATGACCATCTCGCCGGGGTATAGTTATCAAAAAGCCCCAGATCAACAGCATTTCCTGAAACGGGCTCGAACCCAAGAGCTATTCTCAAAGATCCTGACTCGTCCCAAATCGGGCTGGCAGTTTAATCAATCTCCATTGTTTTTGGATTTCCTCATGGGCCGGCGTGAATACCAGTGCACTCCTTGGGGTAATCCGACCTATAACGTCTTTGGCTGGCAGAAGCCTTGCTACTTACTTCAAGAAGGGTACACGAAGACGTTCCGGGAGTTGATGGAATTGACGGAGTGGGAAAATTACGGAACCGGTCGAAATGAAAAGTGTGCTGATTGTATGGTCCATTGCGGCTACGAGGCGTCGGCTGTCGAGGATACGTTTAGCACTATCTCCGGTTTTGCGCGAACCGCTAAATTGACCTTGTCGCCTACTTCTCGTTAG
- a CDS encoding putative toluene ABC transporter periplasmic subunit codes for MDKSKLELVVGVFVLVGIVSLGYLSIKLGKLEIIGGDLFEVEALFNSASGLKPGATVEIAGVEVGRVKTISLKEDRAMVKLAVQNGTKLYSDTIASIKTRGIIGEKFLALSPGGGGDPLKPGEIIRDTEAGLDLEELVSQYVHGKVN; via the coding sequence ATGGACAAGAGCAAGCTGGAATTGGTTGTGGGCGTGTTTGTATTGGTGGGAATCGTCTCACTGGGGTATCTCTCGATCAAGCTCGGTAAGTTAGAAATCATCGGCGGAGATCTCTTTGAAGTGGAGGCGTTGTTTAACTCAGCGTCGGGGTTAAAACCCGGAGCGACGGTGGAAATCGCCGGTGTTGAGGTCGGGCGCGTCAAGACCATCAGTCTCAAAGAAGATAGGGCAATGGTGAAGTTAGCGGTGCAGAACGGAACGAAGCTGTATTCCGATACAATCGCCTCCATCAAAACCAGGGGGATCATTGGAGAAAAATTCCTCGCGCTCTCGCCTGGCGGGGGAGGGGATCCGCTGAAACCTGGAGAAATCATTCGTGATACAGAAGCAGGTCTAGACCTTGAGGAGTTGGTGAGCCAATACGTTCATGGCAAAGTGAATTAA
- a CDS encoding hypothetical protein (conserved membrane protein of unknown function), whose protein sequence is MIDRMKEFVRSDLFVRVVKLGLIVAAMVHGYIISFGRSFHFRDIDIHREIGRRFLSGEYLYANDYCYMYLPTTGIYFAPLLVLDRNPSLALRYAIAIGCLVITISLFHRMVCSFENSTGWGGLLLGVGAGALTLQFILNDLDDGGPHLILLGILVGGIYSIWVGRERLGAALVGLGIVLKITPALFVLLFLWKRQWRVAAYTVLATLIWIALPVLYMGPTDWWEHHTEWTNNAVMSVLDRQAEGRQENELQKANLSLRHTMLRYLVTYPPTHRLRQVDPGYKPVMDLPSLAANAIVAIAGLSLLGLFAWSSRRPFQGPGDSTWGRDCAGTLILALLFSPITWDQHLVWMIPAALVVVAAAVRMSGRLTSAGYVVLAAYIVLTMVLNYEVVGSAKWEALKSYHHLGIAILILFGLLLGSAGSRNRLQSLFMKTNHGSSLTAGEG, encoded by the coding sequence ATGATCGATAGGATGAAAGAGTTCGTCAGGTCAGATCTGTTTGTGCGAGTGGTCAAGCTTGGCTTGATCGTTGCGGCAATGGTGCATGGATACATTATCTCCTTCGGGCGATCGTTTCACTTTCGAGATATCGATATTCATCGCGAAATCGGACGGCGCTTTCTCTCAGGAGAATATCTCTACGCAAACGATTACTGCTACATGTATTTGCCTACCACCGGTATCTATTTCGCCCCCTTGCTTGTTCTCGACAGAAATCCAAGCTTGGCTTTGCGTTACGCCATCGCCATCGGCTGTTTGGTCATTACGATCAGTCTATTCCACCGGATGGTGTGCAGCTTCGAGAACTCGACAGGGTGGGGTGGACTACTGCTTGGCGTAGGCGCAGGCGCGTTAACGCTGCAATTTATCTTGAATGATCTCGACGATGGCGGCCCGCACCTCATACTGCTGGGCATTCTGGTTGGAGGGATTTATTCCATATGGGTTGGTCGGGAACGGCTGGGCGCCGCTTTAGTCGGGCTCGGCATTGTCCTCAAGATCACCCCTGCGCTCTTCGTGCTACTGTTTCTTTGGAAGAGACAGTGGCGTGTTGCGGCATACACGGTGCTGGCCACACTTATCTGGATCGCGCTGCCTGTTTTGTATATGGGACCTACGGATTGGTGGGAACATCACACTGAATGGACCAACAATGCCGTGATGTCAGTTTTGGATCGGCAGGCAGAAGGTCGGCAAGAAAATGAATTGCAAAAGGCCAACCTCTCTCTTCGGCATACTATGCTGCGGTATCTAGTCACGTATCCGCCGACGCATCGGCTTCGGCAAGTGGATCCGGGATACAAACCAGTCATGGATCTACCCTCTCTCGCTGCCAATGCAATCGTCGCGATCGCAGGGCTCAGTCTGCTTGGACTCTTCGCGTGGTCAAGCCGGCGGCCGTTTCAAGGGCCGGGAGATTCCACGTGGGGGCGGGATTGCGCAGGAACCCTGATCCTTGCTTTGTTGTTTTCTCCCATTACCTGGGATCAGCACCTGGTGTGGATGATACCGGCGGCGCTCGTCGTGGTGGCGGCTGCGGTCCGGATGAGCGGCAGGTTGACCAGCGCTGGGTATGTCGTCTTGGCTGCGTATATCGTGCTCACAATGGTGTTGAACTATGAGGTGGTGGGTTCAGCTAAATGGGAAGCGCTGAAAAGCTATCACCATCTTGGCATTGCGATACTGATCTTATTCGGGCTTCTCCTCGGAAGTGCGGGTTCTCGGAACAGGCTTCAATCGCTTTTTATGAAAACGAACCATGGATCTTCGCTAACGGCAGGCGAGGGGTAG
- a CDS encoding toluene ABC transporter ATP-binding subunit translates to MLKLVGVTKMLGGQPVLRGIDLAIPAGKLTTIIGRSGEGKSVLLKHMIGLFQPDSGEVWVDGVEISRLRGQALNEVRKRFAMLFQGAALFDSLTVFENVAFPLREKLRLKGGDVTHRVEEKLEQVGLAGMGHKFPAELSGGMRKRAGLARALVMQPEIILFDEPTTGLDPLMAKSIHDLITGMQRKFGFTAVMVSHQIPEIFGISDYVAMLKQGKIALMAEPSEFQRTTDPEIREFISVGGTVSLTGAVPAN, encoded by the coding sequence ATGCTGAAGCTCGTCGGTGTGACGAAGATGTTAGGTGGCCAACCGGTTTTGCGAGGAATTGATCTGGCCATTCCGGCAGGGAAACTTACCACGATCATCGGTCGAAGCGGAGAAGGGAAGAGCGTCCTGCTGAAGCACATGATCGGTCTTTTTCAGCCGGATTCCGGAGAAGTCTGGGTTGACGGCGTGGAGATTTCACGACTTCGTGGACAGGCCCTGAATGAAGTCCGGAAGCGGTTTGCGATGCTGTTTCAGGGTGCGGCGTTGTTCGATTCGTTGACGGTCTTTGAGAATGTCGCGTTTCCTCTTCGGGAAAAGCTCCGCCTGAAGGGTGGTGACGTGACTCACCGGGTGGAAGAAAAACTTGAGCAAGTCGGATTAGCAGGCATGGGGCACAAGTTTCCCGCAGAACTGAGCGGTGGCATGCGCAAGCGTGCCGGTCTGGCCCGCGCATTGGTAATGCAACCGGAAATTATCCTCTTCGACGAACCGACAACCGGGCTTGATCCGCTCATGGCCAAGTCGATCCATGATCTCATCACGGGTATGCAGCGGAAGTTTGGGTTTACTGCCGTAATGGTGAGCCATCAAATTCCTGAGATCTTCGGCATTTCCGATTATGTGGCAATGTTGAAGCAGGGGAAGATTGCATTGATGGCCGAGCCATCTGAGTTTCAGCGAACAACGGATCCTGAAATTAGAGAATTCATCTCGGTTGGTGGGACGGTGTCGCTGACCGGAGCGGTCCCCGCAAATTAG
- a CDS encoding Organic solvent tolerance ABC transporter substrate-binding protein → MMAMRVFKRGRASFHWGAIAFLAAVVVGSSVVPGYAGAPTEAMKATVDEVLRIVRDQDLKQKNNSDERRHLLEKVVSARFDYAEMSRRALGAPWNQLTDQQKQEFVDLFRTLLTNSYADKIETYSGEGVEYLNERMEKEYAEVRTKVLSGKTEIPLDYRLINKAEDWRVYDVVVDNISLVNNYRGQFTKILRASSYSDLVDQLRKKSEKLKAP, encoded by the coding sequence ATGATGGCTATGAGAGTTTTTAAGCGTGGGCGAGCCTCGTTTCACTGGGGAGCTATTGCGTTCTTGGCGGCCGTCGTCGTTGGGTCGTCGGTCGTTCCAGGATACGCTGGCGCTCCGACCGAAGCCATGAAAGCGACCGTGGACGAAGTGCTTCGCATTGTTCGCGATCAAGACTTGAAACAGAAGAACAACTCAGACGAACGTCGGCACCTGCTTGAAAAGGTCGTGTCGGCTCGATTTGACTATGCGGAAATGTCCCGCCGGGCACTGGGGGCTCCTTGGAATCAGTTGACTGATCAGCAGAAGCAAGAATTCGTCGATCTCTTTCGGACGTTGCTCACCAATTCGTATGCGGACAAGATTGAAACCTATTCGGGCGAAGGGGTGGAATATTTGAACGAGCGGATGGAAAAAGAGTATGCAGAAGTGCGGACCAAAGTCCTTTCTGGGAAAACCGAGATCCCGCTCGATTATCGCTTGATCAATAAAGCCGAAGACTGGCGGGTCTATGATGTTGTTGTGGACAATATTAGTCTAGTGAACAATTATCGCGGACAGTTTACGAAAATTCTTCGCGCATCATCGTATTCCGATCTCGTGGATCAGCTCCGCAAGAAATCCGAGAAACTCAAAGCGCCATAA
- a CDS encoding 1-deoxy-D-xylulose-5-phosphate synthase 1: protein MSILKTIHSPADLKRLSPDRFPVLCQEIREQIIGAVSNVGGHLASNLGVVELTVALQYLLDTPTDKIVWDTSNQSYTHKLLTGRREQFHTLRQYGGLSGFCKREESEYDTFNAGHAGTGVSAAFGMVEAREQLKQKNKVVCVVGDGAMTAGMTLEGLHHAGGLGKDFLVILNDNQMSISKNVGAISAYLSRTITGEFYGKMREETGQLLGKIPHIGSDMQKLARRAEELAKGVILPGLLFEELGFQYSGPIDGHNFEHLLPTLENVLKMKGPVLLHVITKKGLGYEPAMKNPVWFHACPPFVLETGAPAKKAARPSYTAIAMDALVKLAREDKRVVAITAAMCEGTGLTAFEKEFPDRLYDVGIAEQHAVTFAAGLAAQGMKPVVAMYATFLQRAYDQVVHDVATQNLPVTFCIDRGGLVAEDGTTHHGAFDYAYLRHVPNMVVMAPKDENELQHMVKTCLEFNGPISVRYPRGVSLGVKMDPAPKALPIGKGELLKSGTDVAIFAIGVSVWQAVEAADRLGKEGISTAVVNGRFVKPLDQELIADVAKRARYVVTVEEGCKIGGFGSAVLETLSDAGVTEVKTKVLGLPDWYIEQGPQDLLRERYGLTAEGIYQSVKELIGKASTIKSQFAGAALGSHLPHGDEQGS, encoded by the coding sequence ATGTCGATTCTTAAGACAATCCATAGTCCAGCTGATCTGAAGCGGTTATCTCCTGACCGGTTTCCGGTCTTGTGCCAGGAGATTCGTGAACAGATTATCGGAGCGGTCTCGAATGTCGGAGGACACCTGGCCTCGAATTTGGGTGTCGTTGAGCTCACGGTCGCCTTACAGTATCTCCTGGACACGCCGACCGACAAGATTGTTTGGGATACGAGCAATCAATCTTATACACATAAACTCCTCACTGGCCGGCGGGAGCAATTTCATACGTTGCGGCAATATGGTGGGCTGAGCGGGTTTTGCAAGCGGGAGGAGAGTGAGTACGATACGTTCAACGCGGGCCATGCCGGTACCGGTGTATCGGCTGCCTTCGGTATGGTCGAGGCTCGAGAGCAGTTGAAACAGAAGAATAAAGTTGTCTGCGTCGTGGGTGACGGTGCCATGACGGCAGGGATGACCCTCGAAGGGCTGCATCATGCGGGAGGACTGGGGAAAGACTTTCTCGTAATCTTGAACGACAATCAGATGTCGATCTCGAAAAACGTTGGAGCTATTTCCGCGTATCTGAGTCGGACCATCACGGGTGAGTTTTATGGAAAGATGCGGGAAGAGACCGGACAGTTGTTGGGTAAGATTCCCCACATTGGGTCTGACATGCAAAAACTCGCTCGTCGGGCGGAAGAACTCGCCAAAGGTGTGATTCTGCCGGGATTGCTCTTTGAGGAACTGGGCTTCCAATACAGTGGTCCGATCGATGGTCACAACTTTGAGCATCTGCTCCCGACGCTTGAGAATGTGTTGAAAATGAAGGGGCCGGTATTGCTTCATGTCATCACGAAGAAGGGGCTTGGCTACGAGCCGGCCATGAAGAACCCGGTGTGGTTCCATGCCTGCCCTCCGTTTGTTTTGGAGACGGGCGCACCGGCGAAGAAAGCAGCACGCCCTTCCTATACGGCGATCGCCATGGATGCGCTGGTCAAATTGGCTCGCGAGGATAAACGTGTCGTAGCCATTACGGCGGCGATGTGCGAAGGCACCGGGTTGACAGCTTTTGAAAAGGAATTCCCGGACCGCTTGTACGACGTTGGTATTGCTGAGCAGCATGCCGTGACGTTTGCAGCGGGGCTGGCGGCACAGGGGATGAAGCCGGTTGTCGCGATGTACGCGACTTTCCTCCAGCGCGCGTATGACCAGGTCGTGCACGATGTCGCCACCCAGAATCTTCCGGTCACTTTCTGCATTGATCGCGGCGGGCTCGTCGCGGAGGATGGGACGACCCATCATGGCGCATTCGACTATGCCTACCTGCGCCACGTTCCCAATATGGTGGTGATGGCTCCGAAGGATGAAAACGAACTGCAGCATATGGTGAAAACCTGTCTGGAATTTAACGGGCCGATTTCCGTGCGCTATCCGCGCGGGGTGAGCCTTGGCGTCAAGATGGATCCGGCTCCCAAGGCGCTCCCGATCGGGAAAGGGGAGCTCCTGAAATCAGGAACAGATGTCGCTATCTTTGCGATCGGTGTCTCCGTATGGCAAGCCGTCGAGGCGGCCGATCGGCTCGGCAAGGAAGGTATCTCCACGGCTGTCGTAAACGGTCGATTTGTCAAACCGCTTGATCAGGAGCTGATCGCGGATGTGGCCAAGCGAGCGCGGTATGTTGTAACTGTGGAGGAAGGTTGCAAGATCGGAGGGTTTGGCTCAGCTGTATTGGAAACCCTTTCAGATGCTGGTGTGACGGAAGTGAAGACTAAGGTCTTGGGCTTGCCTGATTGGTACATCGAACAGGGGCCTCAAGATCTCTTGCGTGAACGATACGGGTTGACAGCTGAGGGGATCTACCAGAGCGTGAAGGAACTGATCGGCAAGGCGTCAACGATCAAATCCCAATTTGCTGGTGCGGCACTAGGCAGCCACCTTCCCCATGGCGACGAACAGGGTAGCTGA